A region of Vigna radiata var. radiata cultivar VC1973A chromosome 6, Vradiata_ver6, whole genome shotgun sequence DNA encodes the following proteins:
- the LOC106763689 gene encoding uncharacterized protein LOC106763689: MAGDLPLQLLQEMQRQMQEMRAEIAAMRADRVNEEGGPSIQSVNVETLNSESDEGDNQLTQGLGIRGDQNPAIGVRGGRANGRGRGRGERGRGRGRGRGRRGDPDNFDEVIHNDGERQNELGERNHVLNDQAEGFHPFTPQVMRAIIPGNKMIPPLDKYGGSSDPVKHLRSFVDAMAVYSTDELVWCRVFALSLKEEALDWFHSLPPATIDSFTTLRQMFSQQYASSKTPRVTYTALVRMRQGMDEPFKMFMDRFNRTASQVRNADQRLIVGALTAALRPRPFCDYMHAEEPRSMDELQNRLASFIQIEEGRAQQRGREEGEPSVRMNRERGVRQTFGRAYRRVDHRRGDQTRAQQYAHHTPLNAPRVRVLEEALRADLMTVTQASSPPGADESKYCRYHQNRGHTTEDCVTLKDKLETLVQAGHLQRFVQRHRGTSSSRAGRLNTRNDPPKKNYHQRRDRSRSRSQDRMVRGVINTILGGFAGGGSTLAARKRHLRSLHSVSRTGEPKWSMPSITFSDQDFHAPDLEQDDLMVITTMIARIHKGKGGYKGYVDLRTSLGTDKKAREIKVCFFLVEVETSYNVLLGRPCLNVFGAIVSTPHLTLKYPTDDGVVHTVRADQKMARECYAGGLKVKPRASELSCNKSEVAMMELDPRSPLEERVEPMGDVWPFGN, encoded by the exons ATGGCAGGAGACCTACCTCTACAACTTTTGCAAGAAATGCAGAGACAGATGCAGGAAATGAGGGCAGAGATTGCGGCCATGAGGGCCGATCGGGTCAATGAAGAGGGTGGACCATCCATCCAGTCGGTAAATGTCGAAACGCTAAACTCGGAGAGTGACGAAGGGGATAATCAGCTAACTCAAGGGTTGGGGATCAGAGGAGATCAAAATCCAGCGATTGGTGTGAGAGGGGGAAGAGCAAACGGTAGGGGAAGAGGCCGAGGGGAGAGGGGTAGAGGTCGAGGTAGAGGACGAGGGAGACGTGGAGACCCGGACAATTTTGATGAAGTAATTCATAATGATGGAGAGAGGCAAAACGAATTGGGAGAGAGGAATCATGTACTTAATGATCaagccgaggggtttcacccctTTACACCCCAGGTTATGAGGGCAATTATCCCAGGGAACAAGATGATACCCCCATTGGACAAATACGGAGGTTCGTCAGACCCAGTTAAGCACCTTCGTTCATTTGTGGACGCCATGGCTGTGTATTCAACGGACGAGCTAGTGTGGTGTCGGGTCTTCGCTTTGTCGCTAAAAGAGGAAGCGTTAGATTGGTTCCATTCGTTGCCACCCGCAACAATTGATAGTTTTACAACGTTAAGGCAAATGTTCAGTCAGCAGTATGCCTCAAGCAAGACTCCACGAGTGACATACACTGCACTGGTGAGGATGAGACAGGGGATGGATGAGCCTTTCAAAATGTTCATGGATCGGTTCAACCGAACCGCCAGCCAAGTAAGAAATGCGGACCAAAGATTGATTGTGGGTGCATTGACGGCAGCGTTAAGACCGAGACCATTCTGTGACTATATGCATGCTGAAGAGCCTCGGAGTATGGATGAGCTGCAGAACAGACTGGCGAGTTTTATCCAGATTGAAGAGGGGAGGGCTCAACAGCGGGGAAGAGAGGAGGGAGAGCCATCGGTGCGGATGAACAGGGAGAGAGGCGTCAGACAGACGTTCGGGAGAGCTTATAGGAGGGTCGATCACCGGAGGGGAGATCAAACTCGAGCGCAGCAGTATGCGCACCACACCCCATTGAATGCCCCTCGGGTTCGAGTATTGGAAGAGGCTTTAAGGGCAGATTTGATGACTGTCACCCAAGCATCAAGCCCGCCAGGCGCTGACGAAAGCAAATACTGTCGGTATCACCAGAACAGGGGGCACACAACAGAAGATTGTGTCACACTAAAAGACAAGTTGGAGACTTTAGTTCAGGCGGGGCATCTACAGAGGTTTGTCCAACGACACAGGGGGACCTCTTCGAGCAGGGCCGGACGACTCAATACGAGGAACGACCCTCCTAAGAAAAACTATCACCAAAGGCGTGATCGGAGCAGAAGTAGGAGTCAGGACCGAATGGTCAGAGGTGTCATTAATACAATTTTGGGAGGTTTTGCAGGGGGTGGTTCGACCTTGGCTGCTAGAAAGAGGCATTTGAGAAGCCTACATAGCGTAAGCCGAACGGGAGAACCAAAATGGTCTATGCCCTCAATTACTTTTTCTGATCAAGACTTCCATGCGCCTGACTTAGAGCAAGACGATCTGATGGTCATAACGACCATGATTGCTCG GATTCACAAGGGAAAGGGTGGATACAAGGGGTATGTGGATCTGAGGACTAGTTTGGGCACAGACAAAAAGGCCAGAGAGATTAAGGTCTGCTTTTTCTTGGTAGAAGTAGAGACCTCGTATAATGTCCTTTTGGGAAGACCATGCTTAAACGTTTTTGGAGCTATCGTCTCAACCCCTCACTTGACGTTGAAGTACCCGACAGATGATGGTGTAGTTCATACCGTTCGAGCCGACCAAAAGATGGCTCGGGAGTGTTATGCAGGAGGCCTGAAGGTGAAACCAAGAGCATCTGAGTTGTCGTGTAATAAATCAGAAGTAGCTATGATGGAGTTGGATCCGAGGTCCCCCCTGGAGGAACGAGTGGAACCGATGGGCGACGTGTGGCCGTTCGGCAATTGA